From the Butyrivibrio fibrisolvens genome, the window TAAACCCCGGAATGATGCACCCCATGGGAGATTTAGAAAATCACCCGTTCCAGCTTGTTGAGTATATAAACAGCGGCTACCTCGCTGTAAAGAATGTATTCCCAGACTGCAAGGTTGTTCTTCATCTGGCAAGCGGTCAACATCCAAACTGGGTAATGCCGTTTTTGGAAAACTTCTTTGAAAATGGTGGGATGACTGATGTTCTTGGTTTTTCCGATTATCCTTACTGGTGCGATCTCATAAACAAAGAAACTCCGGAAGAAAATGTTGATTCAAGCATAGACAATTGGACAAGGTGCTTGGATATGTACAGAAACAGATTCCATAAGCCTGTCATGATTGCTGAGATAGGTGGTCCTGAATACGAAGAGAAAGAAACAAGGCAGCTTATCGGGGACACAATAAGAATGCTAAAGCGTGTGCCTGAGGGTGAGGGGCTTGGGATATTCTACTGGGAACCGGAAGTATGTTCAGAAGTCCTTCCTGATGCGTATCCGCTTGGAGCATCAAAACTCGCTAAGAATTATACCCTTCAGCTAACGGAAGCACTGTCTGCATATAAGGATGCATAAATATGATCGTCATGTGTGAACTACGCAAATGATAATTGAACGTCATTTGAAAATTTAGGTGCACATTTTTTTGATCTAAGTATAAATGTAAAGGTTACCGCATAAAATCTGAGTTTGTAGTACTTATTAATGTCAGGTTTTATGCGGCTTTTTTTATTTTTGGACATTATAATCAGAGAACTGACCATTTTTTTGCATAACTAAGCGGTCACTTCTCGATGTTTTAAAGAAAATATGCACTTAGTCCTGCAGATTGATTTTTCTGTTATAATTTTTAGTGAATTACTTTTTTAACAATGAAGGCTTCAATATCACGCTATCCGGCATGATTTTGTGATAATGGAGCGTTTCCAGGAGCTTCTTATCAACTAGCATTTCCGCCAGTGCGAATGGCGTACAGTTGTTTAACGAAGCTCTTGGATAATTGTTGATGTGGTTCATCATGAGTGTTATATCCGCTTGGGTCAGTCCGGAAAAGCTTGTCCCTTTGGGTATAACATATCTGATGAACTCATGGTTTTTCTCGATCATTCCTTTCTGCCAGGAACAATAAGAATCGCAATAGTATACTTTTGTTTTGATTTCCCCATATCGATCACATTCCAAAGCTAAAGGATTAGAGAATTCTGTGCCTCTGTCTGTGATTATGACCCCGAATATCTTTTTAAATACATCTATTCCTACCTGATCACATAGATCGTTTAACGCATTGATAACGCTTGCCTGAGACTTGTTTGGAAGCAATAAGGCAATCATCAGGTGGCAATTCCTTAACATCAATGTAAGTAGAACGGAGCCTTTCTCATTGGTTCCAATCACTGTATCCATTTCACAGATTGGTACATCTGGATTTTCTGCTATAAAGCTCTTGAAATCAGCATATGTTCNNTCAAAGGTAAAAATATCATGATTTCGACCGTTTCCATGCTTATATCTGGTTTTAAATTTGACCTTTCTTGGTAAGTCAATGTTTCTAGCTGTAAGATAGCATCCGTTAACCAGGTTATAGAGTGTCCTTTCGCAGCATGGTAGCTCATTTGCATGATTATAGAATACGGTGGATATGGATTGCCCGTTAAGCAGAAGAGGAGATACCAGATTGTCGATATCTGCGAGTTCAGAAGGAGAATAAGATATTCCTGTACGAGAATTCTTTAGAGTATCCTCGTATAAAAGCTGGGCACGTTTGGCATGATACTTGAACTTAATATAGCGACATGCGTCATGACCAATACCTATATCAAGCCTGTCACAGCCATTACAAACAAAAGGTGAGTTGACTATCAAATGACACTGTTGTGGGGTAAAATCTTTACATTTATCTGTATGACAAATCCCAACACAATGAGCGCATGTTCTGTTACATGATTCATCACCACNNATACATGTGTACGTTCGCAGCTTTTTTCATGTATACATAGATGGATCTTTGATCGAGCTTCAGATACCTGATATCGATTTCTCTGAATTTCCCTTGCAATAGTTGATCTTGATTTCTTGAGTTTCTTTGCAATCATATTGATAGAAAACTTTTTTTCAAGTAACTCCTCAATACAAATGCGTTCTTGGAATGTAAGGTGTTTATATTGCGACATTGTTGACTACCTCCCATAAAGAAAGTAATCAACCTGCAGGACATAGGCAAATTATCACATAAAAAACACACATAATGCAAAGGTAACTGCATATGTGTGCATTAAGTCCTGCAATAGTGCACTAGGAGATTCAATTATCAGGGAGTAGTCCATGATATTTAACTATTCGCAAAACGCAGCTTTAACGAAAAGTTAAAGTATTAGCTTATTTAACTACTAATATTCTATTTTAAACGCAACAATCCTACAGTAAACGCAACAAAAAGAACTACTGTTGCATTTACTGTAGGATTTCTTTTATTCTTATGATAAATATGTATTTCGGATGATGGTCCTTGGTGTTCATATGATGATCTAGATTATATGAAAGGCAGGTGAAGAAAATGTCTCATATGACATTAGATGACCGTGTATCCATCCAAGAAGGTCTTGATAATAATCTTTCTCCCAGTGCAATTTCCAAAAAAATAGGCAAAGCTCGTTCTACAGTTATTCGGGAAATAACTAAACGTAGAGCTTACAAAGGCAAGCGTTACCCAGGTGCAAAGCCACCCTGTGTACGAAAAAAAGACTGCGTAGTGTTTGGCTTATGCAATAACAAGCGATGTAGCAGCCCCTGCAGAAATTGTCATGCATGCAAAGATATATGTCCTGAATATTTTCCAAATGAGTGTGAAAGGCTTAGCAAATCACCGCATGTATGTAATGGATGCATTAAAGCTCCTTCTTGTAACTATGACAGATATTATTACTATGCTTCATATGCCCATAATTCGTATCAGGACATACTGATAAGCACTAGGGAAGGAATTAATCAGGATCCCGAGTCTCTCCAGTTATTGGATGATATTATCTCCCCTCTCATAAGAAAAGGCCAGTCTCTTTCTCATATATTTGCCAATCACGCTGATGAAATTGGCTGCAGCCGAAGTACTGTTTACAGATATTTAAATGATTCCGTACTTACGGCAAGAAATATTGATTTGCCTAGACGAGTCAAATATAAGGCGCGTAAGACTTCAAATGGTAATAAGCTGACCAAAGAAGAAAAGCTTATGGTTTTATCTAGAAGCTATGAACGCTTCAAGAAATATATGGAACAGAACCCTGATACGGAGGTTGTTGAAATGGATACCGTTGTTGGGCCAATATCTACCAGCAAAGTATTACTTACTCTCCTGTTCAGATCATGCAATCTCATGCTTGTTTTCCTTTTGAAGCAAAAGACTCAGAAGGAGGTTATCTATGCATTAAACTGGCTTTGTGATGAACTAGGAATAGAGTTATTTAAACAGTTATTCCCTGTCATACTAACGGATCGTGGAACGGAATTCTTAAATCCTGAAGCAATTGAATGCGACCGATATGGGGAAATCAAAACAAAGCTGTTCTATTGTGATCCACAATGTGCCTGGCAGAAAGGTGCACTGGAAAAGAACCACGAATTCATAAGGTATATCGTTCCTAAAGGCACTTCCTTTGATGATTTGACTCAGGCCGATATCACTCTGATAACCAATCACATAAATAGCCTCGCACGTGATAAATATCATGGAAAAACGCCGTATCAGTTATCAAAAGTATTAATTGACAACAGGCTCCATGAAATCATGAAGCTTGTTGAAATAAAGCCGGATGAAGTTTTTCTCAAGCCTGCGCTCATCAAAAGACAGCGTAGATAGTTCATCCGTATCCATCTATTAGTTCCAGCTAATAAATGGACTCTTTTGATTATCATATGTCACGTCTCATTCGAAATGCAACAAATAATAATACTAGATTGATGTGTTGCATTTAGTGTGAGAATTTAGATGCCAGACATCTTTTTGTGATGTCTATAATTGAGAATAATCGATGATATAAATAAAAACAACGAGAACCAATATCCGATAAACACTGGTTTTCGTTGCTTTTAGTATAAGAATCATTTATATCAGAATTTGTTGCGTTGACCTTGAAATTTTAGCTAGCTTATTTAACTTTGATATGAATCTGGATATGTCCTTCCTCATCTGTTCCGCCGATACTTCCGACAAGCTCCATATTTTCAAGAACCTTAAGAGCTTCACTGTCTGTAAGGATCTTAGGAGTTGTTACAAAGTCTCCACCTTTATTAACGCCATTATTCTCTATGAAGATTCTGCAATCCTTACCTTCGAAGTCTTTTCCCTGAAGTATATATCTTGCAGATAAAGATCTGAAGTCGCTTCCGACATCCTGCTTTTGTGTATCAACGCCGCCATTAAGGATATCACCATTAAAAATATCACAGTGACAATAGCCGTTAAAAAGAATCATGCAGGCATCGCCGCTGTGCCCCTTAACTTCATTAAATTCTGTGAGAATTACGTCGATTGTGAGAATTTCTGTGCCCGACTGAGCATTTTCAAGTAAATTAGTCAATGATTTTCCCCCATTATGTATGACTTCTTGAATGTAAATTACAGAAACGCGCATTTACTGCGTGTTTCGTGATTCAATGAATCGGTTGGCAATAGAGCCTTCGACGAAGTCGAACTCCATTGGCTCTATTGCTGCATTTTTGAATCTATGATTCAAAAATGTATGACTTTTTGTCACTTCGTTCCAAAAGTCATGTAATACAGACATTATATATTTGTGCAAAGAACAGTGTCAACTTTAGTTCCAATCTGGATTTGAACGATTTAAATAATTGCTTTAAACTTCTTTTTTAGTATATAATTCAATTCGGATTTACTGCATAAGAAAAATATCTCAATAGAATAATTGATATTTTTTAAGTAAATTTTTACCTCAAATCTAATATTTTAAGGTTTTAACGAATTTTTGCACAAAATTATCATAATACAGTATATAATAGTAGTGTGTAATATTAAATAGTGGCTGACTATGTCTAAATTTAATAGGCTTTTTGTTCGATAATCACTAGAAGAAGGCTATATGGCAATGTAGTTCAAACATTTTAATAATAAGGAGATTTATATGAGTATTCGTGGCATCTATACGTCGGTAAACGATATTCGTAAGCGTGTGTTTGCGGAAGTCGCTAAGCTGTCCTACAACTATAAGGATGGCGATCTTTCAGAGATGGAAATGATTCCATACCGTATCATTCCTGGCGAGGAATCCAAGTACAGAGAAAGTGTCTTTCTTGAAAGAGCTATTGTTAAAGAGAGAATGCGTCTTGCCATGGGCTTATCTCTTAGAAGCGCTGCTGAGCATGCACCTGTATCCACAGGAGCTGAAGAATGCGTTAAGCCTGAGAAGTATTATCAGCCACCTCTTATCAACATCATTAAATTCGCTTGTAACAAATGCCCTGACAACGTAGTTACCGTAAGTAACCAGTGTCAGGCTTGTCTCGCACATCCATGTCATGAGGTTTGTCCTCGTGATGCTATCAAATTTGATCACGGTAAATCTGTTATCGATCAGGAAAAATGTATTAAGTGCGGCAGATGTATAGAAGTTTGCCCTTATAATGCTATCATCCGTGTAGAAAGACCTTGTGCTAAGGCTTGCGGCGTTAAGGCCATTAAATCTGATGATCTTGGACGAGCAGAGATCGATTATGATAAGTGCGTAAGCTGCGGAATGTGCCTTGCAAACTGTCCATTTGGTGCTATCGCAGATAAAGCTCAGATATTCCAGGTAATTCAGGCTATTAAGAGCGATACTCCTGTATACGCAGCTATTGCTCCTGCTATCGTAGGCCAGTTTGGACCTGACCTTACTCTTGATAAAATGCGCTATGCATTCAGGGCTCTGGGATTTACAGATGCTGTAGAAGTTGCTATAGGTGCTGACCTTTGTACACTTCAGGAAGCTGATGACTTTATAAAAGAAGTTCCTGAAAAGCTTCCATTCATGGGAACATCCTGCTGTCCTGCATGGTCAGTAATGGCTAAGAAGGAATTCCCGGAACAGGCAAAATGCATATCCATGGCACTTACACCTATGGTTCTTACAGGAAGACTTCTCAAACAGCAGCATCCTGACTGCAAAGTTGCTTTTATCGGACCTTGCGCAGCTAAAAAGCTTGAAGCAAGTAGAAAGTCAGTTCGAAGCGATGTAGACTTTGTTCTTACTTTCGAGGAAGTTATGGGTATGTTCGAGGCTAAAGGCGTTAACTTTGCTGAATTCGAGACTCATAATACAATGCATGGCGGATCCGGAGACGGTAGAGCCTTTGCCATCAGCGGCGGCGTAGCAAATGCCGTAGCAAATGTTATTAAAGAAAGATATCCTGATAGAGACGTTAAGGTTGAAAAAGCTGAAGGTCTTGATAACTGTAAGAAGATGCTTGCTCTTGCTAAAGCAGGCAAATACGACGGCTACCTTCTTGAAGGTATGGCTTGTCCGGGCGGCTGTATAGGCGGTGCCGGAACCGTAATGCCTATTGCCAAGTCCAAAGCTGCTATTCTTCAGAATCAGAAACAGTCTAGTAAGGCTCACTCTTATGAGAGTACATATGAGGAGTGGTTGGAAGAGCTGGCTGAAAGGGATTAAATTTCAGAAATATATATATAAGGAATCTGAAGTAGCTTCGGGTAAGTAATGAATTAAAATGATACAATAGCTTTACGTTACATCGAATAAAAATAATAAAAATTCGCCGGAAATGAACATGTTCACTTCCGGCGAATTTTCATAATATCTTAGATTGATTATCTTAGCTGGATGAAGATGAAGACGATGATGCAGAAGCTGCGGATGCCCTGTCTTTGATCATATGCTGAAGTGTAACAAGGATCGCAACTATGATCTTCTCATACTCTGTTTTGTATATATCTACGCAGTACTTATCATGTATAGAAAGCATTTTTTGTGAAATAACAGCTACTACTTCCCCATTTCCATCATAGATCTCGAAATTAAGTCCAAGGATATTGCCTCTAAGCTGCCATCCAAGGCCTTCAATGTTAGTGATGTCCTTGATTATATGGAATATCTCGTTTGAAAGCTCGAAGTAGGTCCCATCTTCCATGGTTATGTAATGTCTTTCATGGAGTGAGAAGATTTTTTTCTCAACATGAGCAATCCTTCTATCAGCAGAATCAAATATATCTGTCTTATCATGTAGTGAAAAGAACTTGCTCTGGGCACGATACACTACATTCTCCATATTGTCAGTGATATCGATCTTGTGATGAAGCGTGAAAACTTTTGTGCTTGTGAATAATGACTTGGCAGGGGTTCCGAAGTTTGCAACATTGTTGACGTTGGCTTCCTGCCCTGCATCGCGATAACGATGAACCTTAGAAAAAACTCCCATCTAAATACCTCCCATTTACTAATAAAAACTGAATCAAGCGAAACAAAGAACTAAATTTCTATCAGGCTTAAGATAAGTATATTTGCAATTTCTCTTTGTGTAGTTCACAATAATTATGAAGATTTGCAAATATCTTATCTTAGAATTCACCTATAGATTTAAGCGACTTTGAATCTTTAGCAAAAAAATATACTCAAAAAATCTTTATTACAGTATAAATATGATTATTGTTTTCAGCAATATTGAAAAGGAATAAATATACATGAAAATCAGTCTTTTGAACGATTCTTTTCCACCTGTAATTGATGGTGTAGCTAATGTAGTCATGAATTATGCAAGTATCCTCCACGAAATGGAGGGTAATAGCGTTATGGTCGCGACTCCCAAGTACCCAAACACTAACTACTATCAGTATCCGTATCTTGTAATTCCGTATCAGAGCTTTGATACAACCGAGATAATCAAAGGATACAGAGCGGGTAATCCTTTTGCCATAAGGGAATTCCAGGATATGAAGGATTATAATCCTGATATCATCCACTCTCACTGCCCTGTATCTTCTACTGTTCTTGCAAGGCTTCTTCGCCGCGAAACAGGGGCTCCTATTGTTTTTACATATCATACTAAATTTGATGTAGATATAGCGCGTGCTGTAAAAGCTGAACTTGTTCAGAAAGAAGCTATAAACGTCCTTGTTAAGAATATCGAAGCCTGTGATGATGTTTGGGTAGTAAGTAAGGGCGCCGGAGAAAACCTTAAGTCTCTTGGCTACGAAGGCGAATACCGCGTTATGAACAACGGTGTTGATTTTGCCAAAGGAAGAGCTTCTGAAGCCGAGATAGTTGAGGCAACCAAGGACTATGATATTCCGGACAACGTTCCTGTATTTATCTACGTTGGAAGGATCATCAAATACAAGGGGCTTCCTATAATCCTTGATGCCTGCGAGCTTCTTGATAAGGCAGGAATGGACTTCAGAATGGTATTTGTTGGAAGCGGACCAGATGCTGATGAACTAAAAGAAAGAGCTAAGAACCTTGGGAAAAAAGTCATTTTCACAGGTCCTATATATGATAGAAATGTACTTAAAGCGTGGAACACAAGGGCAGACCTTTTCCTGTTCCCGTCTGTTTATGATACTAACGGTCTTGTCGTAAGAGAGGCTGCAGCCTGCGGCCTTGCGAGCGTTCTGATAAAAGACTCCTGTGCTTCAGAAGGCGTAACTGACGGACGAAATGGTTATATCATTGAAGAAAACGCTCAGTCTATGGCAGACCTTATCCAAAGAGTCTGCAAGGACATGGATGCTGTCCATGATGTGGGTCAGCATGCAATGGATGAGATATACATATCCTGGGAAGACAGTGTACATATGGCTTACGAGCGTTACGGAGAAGTTCTGGAACTAAAGGCTGCCGGCAAGCTTGAAGATCACAGAAAGCTTACTGCAAGACTTGAAGATTACTATTCTCTTCTTGAACCATACAAGGATGCCCTGACGCGTTTCCCTTTTGATATTCAGGATGATATTAAGGACTTTTCCCACGGACTTTATCACGGGGTTAAGAACTTTTCAATAAACTCAACCAACAAGGTTAATGATGCTATTGAAAAGTTTTACAATTCATATGACAAGTTTATTTCTGAATTAGATATTGGATCTAAGGATTGGCACTAAATCCATAAAGACTGCTTTCTATTTCGAGGCTATAAGAATATATATGAGGTAGGTGTCAAAAGTTCCTTTTGACACCTTATGACTAACGGATTGTTCCGTTTCTTCGAAACTCTCACAATCCTAAAACATTCGCAAATCCGCACTACGTGCTACTTTGCTCATGTTTTGCGGGTCATAAATTCATATTCGATTTCGAGCAAGCTCGAATCGAAATGACTTTTGACCCTTACGTCATATATATTAGTAGTCGAATTTTATTTATTTCTGATAATAAACCTGATCTAAATAATATGGGGGACGAAAATCATTTTGGAAAATAATAATACAAATGATATAGTCAAAAACAACATAATCAAAGACTTCAGAAGCATGTCCTTCTACCAGATATGGATTAGGAGCTTTGCTGACGGCAATGGTGATGGCATTGGCGATCTTCTTGGCGTTTACAATAAGCTTGACTATCTTAAGTCTCTTGGAGTAGACGGAATCTGGTTTTCACCGCTCTACCCCTCTCCTAATGCTGACTTTGGTTATGATATATCAGACTATTACAACATTCATCCTGATTATGGCGATCTCGACCTTTTCCGTAAGGTCTTAAAGGGTGCTCATGACAGGGGACTTAAGGTTTTGATGGACCTTGTTGTAAATCACACTTCTGATGAACATAACTGGTTTCTTGAAAGTAAAAAGAGCCGTGACAATAAGTACAGCGACTACTACATCTGGAAGGATCCCAAGATCGTAAAGGGCGAAAAACGCCCGCCTAATAACTGGGATTCACTTTTTGAAGGCAAAGCCTGGGAATATGTACCGGAGAGAGACCAATACTATTTACATATTTTTGCAAGAAAACAGCCAGACCTTAACATGGACAATCCCGTAGTCAGAGAAGAAGTTAAGAAGATCATGCGATTCTGGCTTGATATGGGCGTTGACGGCTTTAGAGAGGACGTTATCACCTTCATATCAAAGCATCCTGACCTTCCTGACGGATATCCATTTATTCCTGTTGCCAACGGTATGCCTTTTTATAAGGACGGGCCAAGGATTCAGGAATATCTCAGGGAATTCAGGGATGTCTGCCTTGAATATGGTGCGCTTCAGATAGGCGAAGCACCGATGACTACAGTTGAAACTGCTCTTTCGTATATCACGGGCAAAGAGCGAACACTTGATATGATGTTCCACTTTGACCATATGATGGCGGATTGTTTTCTGACAGAGTATATACACAGGGATTTTAACCTTGTAAAGCTTAAGAGCGCCTTTAGTAAGTGGCAGACAAGGCTTCTGGGTAAAGGCTGGAATGCTCTTTATCTTGAAAATCATGACCATCCGCGTATCATTAGCCGTTATGGCAATGAAAAAAAATACTGGAGAGAAAGCGGAACTGCCCTTGCGGCGAGCTATATATTCCAGCAGGGCACACCTTTTATCTATCAGGGCCAGGAAATCGGCATGACCAACATAAGCCTTAGCTCCATAGATAAATACATTGACGTATCATCTCACAACAATTACAAGAATTTCCATACTAACGAGCCTGAAAGAAAGCGTCTTAAAAGGATTCAGATGTCGAGCCGCGACTCTTCCAGAACTCCTATGCAGTGGACTCCTGAAAAATATGCAGGCTTCTCTACTAATAAGCCATGGTTTTATATAAATCATAACTATAAGACTGTTAACGTAGAGACTGAAGACAAGGATCCGGACAGCATCCTGAACTTCTACAGGAAGTGTCTTTCTTTGAGAAAAGAGCATGAAGGGCTTATTTATGGCAGATATCGTGAGTATTTCCATTTGAGCAAGAAGCTGTATGTGTATGGAAGACGATGGAAAGATGAACGTTATCTTATCGTGATCTCTTTTTCTGATAATAATGAAAAGTTAAAGGTTCCGAAAGGATATGATCTTAATGAAGCCGAGCTACTTCTATCCAATTACAATGATACTGATAGTATAGATTTATATTCAGATTTACGCCCCTATGAAGTTAGGCTTTTCAAATCTATAAAAGAAGGTTTAACGCATTTAAAAGTTCCTCACTTGCAGAACAATTCTAAAGAGTGAGGTTAGATAATAACAGATGTATTTAAAATGCAAAGGTTATATTTAATATGCGAAGGTTGTATTAAATAGATGCTTAGTAAATAACAAAAGAAACAGGATATCATCGATCGTTTGATTATCGTGATACCCTGTTTTTTATTACCTTGTTTTAGGATACAGGTCTAAAATATGTCTTTAGCCCCCGATTTTAATCGTTTTATACCGAATCCTTATTTTATTGCAAATAATTCTTGGACTTATTTCACTGCAAAATTTGTAGGAACTGCGCTGCTATCGCCACTTGCAATAAAATCTATAGTAATGCTACTGCCTGATGCAAGGTCTGCATTCCAGCTTGGAGCTGTTACTGTAACTGTAGTACCGCTTTGACCTGACAACTGGGCATTCCAGAGATTATCAATACTATTAGCATAGTCAAATGTCAAAGTCCAGTTAGAAAGTGTCTTACCGGAATTATTTTCGATAACGATCTGACAGTGGAAAGAACCACCCCAGTTATCTACAACAGTATATGTTGCTGTTACACCTGTAGGAAGTGATGTCTGTGAAGGTGTCTCAGAAGGTGTATTTTCAGGCTCTTGCGTCTGGCCGCCTGTCTGATTACCGGTTTCTTCTTTAGGCTGTTCGGATGGCTGATCAGAAGGCTGATCATTATTGCCGCTAACAGGCTCAAATGTCCACTGCTGGTTGGTTTTACCATTATAAGACCACTGGCATACGTTAGTTCCGTCCTTAGTGCCATGTTCGTATACATCTACAACCTTAGTCTTGTTACTTGACTTGGTTCCAATGATATATACGCCGTCGGTAGATGTAGTCATTACTGCAAACTGCTGTGCATCACCGCCCCATGCAGTGTAGATCTGGAGGTTTGCACCGTCTACGTCTTCTCCGTTAGCTACGTCAAGCATAAAATTGCCAAGCTTGTTGGTAAGAGTGATATAACCATCACCTGTGTTAGTTACATACCACTTCTGTCCATCTACGCCGGAACCTGTTCCGATCTCAACGTTCTGTACAGCTTTTCCTGTATTTCCTGTAACTTGAAGGTACTTCTGTGCATTTACGTTCTTGATATAGTACCAGCCATCCTGGATTGTAGCTACGCTTCCAGTATTGACAGGCTTATCTGTAGTTGTTCCCTGTGAAGGATCCTGTGTTGCAGTACCATTTCCAAACTGCCAGCTGCTAATAACGATATCATCTGACATTGTGAAAAATACATTTTTTACACCGCTAATCTTATCGAAGCTGCATGTAACATCTGTAAATGTAAGGTTATCACCTGTTGCCGGAATTGTGAGATATCCAAGGACCTTACCATCAGGCTTATCCTGAGTCATGCGGATAACACCGCCATTCTTAGAAGCAACGCTTAAACTAACGCTTGTTGCACCACTTCCAAAATTAAGTCCTGATACACCACTCCAGTCGCCTCTGCTATAAGCTGCGATTGCATCACCTGTTCCGTATACATTTACGCCAGCCTGCCATGCAAATGTAGCTCCGCTTGTCTTTGTAAACGCATC encodes:
- a CDS encoding glycosyl hydrolase 53 family protein, with the translated sequence MKTKFAYGADLGWMTQLEDMGFKWINEKGKTVSCLEAVKEKGADSVRFRIFVNPPEKSFVEEKDGTMVMLGYCDAKRVVEAAKRAKQAGMRIMLDFHYSDEFADPKKQYIPKEWEGLSHEDLCQKVSEHTEYVLGIMKEQDIYPEWVQVGNEINPGMMHPMGDLENHPFQLVEYINSGYLAVKNVFPDCKVVLHLASGQHPNWVMPFLENFFENGGMTDVLGFSDYPYWCDLINKETPEENVDSSIDNWTRCLDMYRNRFHKPVMIAEIGGPEYEEKETRQLIGDTIRMLKRVPEGEGLGIFYWEPEVCSEVLPDAYPLGASKLAKNYTLQLTEALSAYKDA
- a CDS encoding 4Fe-4S dicluster domain-containing protein, which produces MRGIYTSVNDIRKRVFAEVAKLSYNYKDGDLSEMEMIPYRIIPGEESKYRESVFLERAIVKERMRLAMGLSLRSAAEHAPVSTGAEECVKPEKYYQPPLINIIKFACNKCPDNVVTVSNQCQACLAHPCHEVCPRDAIKFDHGKSVIDQEKCIKCGRCIEVCPYNAIIRVERPCAKACGVKAIKSDDLGRAEIDYDKCVSCGMCLANCPFGAIADKAQIFQVIQAIKSDTPVYAAIAPAIVGQFGPDLTLDKMRYAFRALGFTDAVEVAIGADLCTLQEADDFIKEVPEKLPFMGTSCCPAWSVMAKKEFPEQAKCISMALTPMVLTGRLLKQQHPDCKVAFIGPCAAKKLEASRKSVRSDVDFVLTFEEVMGMFEAKGVNFAEFETHNTMHGGSGDGRAFAISGGVANAVANVIKERYPDRDVKVEKAEGLDNCKKMLALAKAGKYDGYLLEGMACPGGCIGGAGTVMPIAKSKAAILQNQKQSSKAHSYESTYEEWLEELAERD
- a CDS encoding IS30 family transposase, encoding MTLDDRVSIQEGLDNNLSPSAISKKIGKARSTVIREITKRRAYKGKRYPGAKPPCVRKKDCVVFGLCNNKRCSSPCRNCHACKDICPEYFPNECERLSKSPHVCNGCIKAPSCNYDRYYYYASYAHNSYQDILISTREGINQDPESLQLLDDIISPLIRKGQSLSHIFANHADEIGCSRSTVYRYLNDSVLTARNIDLPRRVKYKARKTSNGNKLTKEEKLMVLSRSYERFKKYMEQNPDTEVVEMDTVVGPISTSKVLLTLLFRSCNLMLVFLLKQKTQKEVIYALNWLCDELGIELFKQLFPVILTDRGTEFLNPEAIECDRYGEIKTKLFYCDPQCAWQKGALEKNHEFIRYIVPKGTSFDDLTQADITLITNHINSLARDKYHGKTPYQLSKVLIDNRLHEIMKLVEIKPDEVFLKPALIKRQRR
- a CDS encoding glycosyltransferase, translated to MKISLLNDSFPPVIDGVANVVMNYASILHEMEGNSVMVATPKYPNTNYYQYPYLVIPYQSFDTTEIIKGYRAGNPFAIREFQDMKDYNPDIIHSHCPVSSTVLARLLRRETGAPIVFTYHTKFDVDIARAVKAELVQKEAINVLVKNIEACDDVWVVSKGAGENLKSLGYEGEYRVMNNGVDFAKGRASEAEIVEATKDYDIPDNVPVFIYVGRIIKYKGLPIILDACELLDKAGMDFRMVFVGSGPDADELKERAKNLGKKVIFTGPIYDRNVLKAWNTRADLFLFPSVYDTNGLVVREAAACGLASVLIKDSCASEGVTDGRNGYIIEENAQSMADLIQRVCKDMDAVHDVGQHAMDEIYISWEDSVHMAYERYGEVLELKAAGKLEDHRKLTARLEDYYSLLEPYKDALTRFPFDIQDDIKDFSHGLYHGVKNFSINSTNKVNDAIEKFYNSYDKFISELDIGSKDWH
- a CDS encoding LURP-one-related family protein yields the protein MGVFSKVHRYRDAGQEANVNNVANFGTPAKSLFTSTKVFTLHHKIDITDNMENVVYRAQSKFFSLHDKTDIFDSADRRIAHVEKKIFSLHERHYITMEDGTYFELSNEIFHIIKDITNIEGLGWQLRGNILGLNFEIYDGNGEVVAVISQKMLSIHDKYCVDIYKTEYEKIIVAILVTLQHMIKDRASAASASSSSSSSS
- a CDS encoding helix-turn-helix domain-containing protein, which translates into the protein MSQYKHLTFQERICIEELLEKKFSINMIAKKLKKSRSTIAREIQRNRYQVSEARSKIHLCIHEKSCERTHVXVVMNHVTEHALIVLGFVIQINVKILPHNSVI
- a CDS encoding IS30 family transposase, which encodes MIVNSPFVCNGCDRLDIGIGHDACRYIKFKYHAKRAQLLYEDTLKNSRTGISYSPSELADIDNLVSPLLLNGQSISTVFYNHANELPCCERTLYNLVNGCYLTARNIDLPRKVKFKTRYKHGNGRNHDIFTFXXTYADFKSFIAENPDVPICEMDTVIGTNEKGSVLLTLMLRNCHLMIALLLPNKSQASVINALNDLCDQVGIDVFKKIFGVIITDRGTEFSNPLALECDRYGEIKTKVYYCDSYCSWQKGMIEKNHEFIRYVIPKGTSFSGLTQADITLMMNHINNYPRASLNNCTPFALAEMLVDKKLLETLHYHKIMPDSVILKPSLLKK
- a CDS encoding DUF3237 family protein, with the protein product MTNLLENAQSGTEILTIDVILTEFNEVKGHSGDACMILFNGYCHCDIFNGDILNGGVDTQKQDVGSDFRSLSARYILQGKDFEGKDCRIFIENNGVNKGGDFVTTPKILTDSEALKVLENMELVGSIGGTDEEGHIQIHIKVK